In one Lachnospiraceae bacterium GAM79 genomic region, the following are encoded:
- the rpsL gene encoding 30S ribosomal protein S12, with the protein MPTFNQLVRKGRQTVEKKSTAPALQRSFNSLKKKPTETSSPQKRGVCTAVKTATPKKPNSALRKIARVRLSNGIEVTSYIPGEGHNLQEHSVVLIRGGRVKDLPGTRYHIIRGTLDTAGVAKRRQARSKYGAKRPKDAKK; encoded by the coding sequence ATGCCAACATTTAACCAGTTAGTTAGAAAGGGAAGACAGACAGTAGAGAAGAAGTCAACTGCACCAGCTCTTCAGAGAAGTTTCAACTCATTAAAGAAGAAGCCAACTGAGACAAGCTCTCCACAGAAGAGAGGAGTTTGTACAGCAGTTAAGACAGCTACTCCTAAGAAGCCTAACTCAGCTCTGAGAAAGATCGCCAGAGTTCGTTTATCAAACGGTATCGAAGTTACAAGTTATATTCCAGGTGAAGGTCACAACCTTCAGGAGCATAGCGTAGTTCTTATCCGTGGTGGTAGAGTAAAGGACTTACCTGGTACAAGATACCATATCATCAGAGGTACTCTTGATACAGCAGGTGTTGCAAAGAGACGTCAGGCTCGTTCTAAGTACGGTGCTAAGCGTCCAAAAGATGCTAAGAAGTAA
- the rpoC gene encoding DNA-directed RNA polymerase subunit beta', whose translation MPEFNMETPEQEQALSFDAIRIGLASPEKIREWSHGEVKKPETINYRTLKPEKDGLFCERIFGPSKDWECHCGKYKKIRYKGIICDRCGVEVTKASVRRERMGHIELAAPVSHIWYFKGIPSRMGLILDISPRVLEKVLYFASYIVLDPKDTPLTYKQVLTEQEYRKAEEDFGYGSFRAGMGAESIQELLRAIDLDKESEELKAELKNSSGQKRARIIKRLEVVEAFRNSENKPEWMIMDVIPVIPPDIRPMVQLDGGRFATSDLNDLYRRIINRNNRLRRLLDLNAPDIIVRNEKRMLQEAVDALIDNGRRGRPVTGPGNRALKSLSDMLKGKQGRFRQNLLGKRVDYSGRSVIVVGPELKIYQCGLPKEMAIELFKPFVMKELTASGRANNIKAAKKMVEKLEPEVWDVLEDVIKEHPVMLNRAPTLHRLGIQAFEPILVEGKAIKLHPLVCTAFNADFDGDQMAVHLPLTVEAQAECRFLLLSPNNLLKPSDGAPVAVPSQDMVLGIYYLTMEKDGDIGEGKFFKSKNEALLAYENKEITLHSKIKVRRTVTTEDGAEVTGIIDTTLGRLLFNEIIPQDLGYVDRTNPDNILKLEIDFHVGKKQLKPILDKCINTHGATKTAEVLDDVKAIGYKYSTRGAISVSISDMKVPDEKKQILADAQTQVDKITKMFRRGLMTEEERYLAVVKVWEEADKVLTKALLDGLDKYNNIFMMADSGARGSNQQIKQLAGMRGLMADTTGRTIELPIKSNFREGLDVLEYFISAHGARKGLSDTALRTADSGYLTRRLVDVSQDLIIRETDCCAGKAIPGMEVEAFMEGKEVIESFQERITGRYLAESVYDKDGNLLVKANHMVSPKRAALIVNQGVDSNGVPFLDPDTGVTRQDAKLKIRTILTCKSHLGVCAKCYGANMATGQPVQVGEAAGIIAAQSIGEPGTQLTMRTFHTGGVAGDDITQGLPRVEELFEARKPKGLAIIAEFGGKVQLRDNKKKREVVITNDETGESKAYLIPYGSRIKVLDDQVLEAGDELTEGSVNPHDILKIKGIRAVQDYMLREVQRVYRLQGVDINDKHIEIIVRQMLKKIRIEDNGDSSYLPGTLVDVLDFEDTNEQLIAEGKQPAEGSQVMLGITKASLATDSFMSAASFQETTKVLTDAAIKSKVDPLNGLKENVIIGKLIPAGTGMKRYRSVKLDTEMDEINFFDDDDDDEIDFGDDLESTELEDAVDTDADAEDEAEENASDLESVEAETSDNE comes from the coding sequence ATGCCAGAATTTAACATGGAAACTCCAGAACAGGAACAGGCTTTAAGCTTTGACGCAATTAGAATCGGACTTGCATCTCCTGAAAAAATCAGAGAATGGTCACATGGTGAGGTTAAGAAACCTGAGACTATCAACTACAGAACATTAAAACCGGAAAAAGACGGTTTGTTCTGCGAGAGAATATTTGGACCTAGCAAGGACTGGGAATGTCATTGCGGTAAATATAAGAAGATCAGATATAAAGGTATTATCTGTGATCGATGCGGTGTAGAGGTTACAAAGGCCAGCGTTCGTAGAGAGCGTATGGGTCATATCGAGCTTGCAGCACCGGTATCCCATATCTGGTATTTCAAAGGTATTCCTAGCCGTATGGGACTGATCCTTGATATTTCTCCAAGAGTACTTGAAAAGGTATTATACTTTGCATCTTATATCGTTCTTGATCCAAAGGACACACCGCTTACTTATAAGCAGGTTCTGACAGAGCAGGAATACAGAAAGGCTGAAGAGGACTTCGGATACGGCTCCTTCCGTGCAGGAATGGGTGCTGAGTCCATTCAGGAGCTCTTAAGAGCAATCGATCTGGATAAAGAAAGCGAAGAATTAAAGGCTGAGCTTAAGAATTCAAGCGGACAGAAGAGAGCCAGAATCATCAAGAGACTGGAAGTTGTTGAAGCATTCCGTAATTCTGAGAATAAGCCGGAGTGGATGATCATGGATGTTATTCCGGTTATCCCACCGGATATCAGACCTATGGTTCAGTTGGATGGCGGCAGATTTGCTACATCTGACCTGAATGACTTATATAGAAGAATTATCAACAGAAATAACCGCTTAAGAAGACTTCTTGATCTGAACGCTCCTGACATCATTGTCAGAAACGAGAAGAGGATGCTTCAGGAAGCTGTTGATGCGTTAATTGATAATGGTAGAAGAGGCCGTCCTGTAACAGGTCCGGGTAACAGAGCATTAAAGTCTCTGTCCGATATGTTAAAGGGTAAGCAGGGACGTTTCCGTCAGAACCTTCTTGGTAAGCGTGTTGACTATTCAGGACGTTCCGTTATCGTAGTAGGACCGGAACTTAAGATCTATCAGTGTGGTCTTCCAAAGGAAATGGCTATCGAATTATTCAAGCCATTTGTTATGAAAGAACTGACAGCCAGCGGCAGAGCGAATAACATTAAAGCTGCTAAGAAGATGGTAGAAAAGCTTGAGCCGGAAGTTTGGGATGTACTTGAGGATGTAATCAAAGAGCATCCGGTTATGTTAAACCGTGCTCCTACACTTCACAGACTGGGTATCCAGGCATTTGAGCCTATCCTTGTAGAAGGTAAGGCAATCAAGCTTCATCCACTGGTATGTACAGCGTTCAACGCCGATTTCGATGGTGACCAGATGGCTGTTCACCTTCCACTTACAGTTGAGGCACAGGCAGAATGTAGATTCCTGCTCCTGTCCCCGAATAACCTTCTGAAGCCTTCAGATGGTGCTCCGGTTGCCGTTCCTTCACAGGATATGGTCCTTGGTATCTACTATCTGACAATGGAGAAGGATGGCGATATCGGAGAAGGCAAGTTCTTCAAGTCAAAGAACGAAGCACTGCTTGCATATGAGAACAAGGAGATCACTCTCCACTCTAAGATAAAAGTAAGAAGAACTGTTACGACAGAAGACGGAGCAGAGGTTACAGGTATCATCGATACTACACTCGGTCGTTTGCTGTTCAACGAGATCATTCCTCAGGATCTTGGATATGTTGACAGAACAAATCCTGACAATATCCTGAAACTTGAGATTGATTTCCATGTTGGTAAGAAACAGTTAAAGCCGATCCTTGACAAATGTATCAATACACATGGCGCAACCAAGACTGCTGAAGTTCTGGATGACGTAAAGGCAATCGGTTACAAGTATTCAACCAGAGGTGCTATTTCAGTATCTATTTCAGATATGAAGGTGCCGGACGAGAAGAAGCAGATCCTTGCAGATGCTCAGACTCAGGTTGACAAGATCACAAAGATGTTCAGACGTGGTCTTATGACAGAGGAGGAGAGATACCTCGCTGTTGTTAAGGTTTGGGAAGAAGCCGATAAGGTTCTGACAAAAGCCCTTCTGGACGGACTTGATAAATATAACAACATCTTCATGATGGCAGATTCCGGTGCCCGTGGATCTAACCAGCAGATCAAACAGCTGGCTGGTATGCGTGGTCTGATGGCAGATACAACCGGTCGTACGATCGAACTTCCGATTAAGTCAAACTTCCGTGAAGGTCTTGACGTTCTGGAGTATTTCATTTCAGCGCATGGTGCTCGTAAGGGTCTGTCCGATACAGCGCTTCGTACAGCCGATTCAGGATACCTGACCAGACGTCTGGTTGACGTATCACAGGATCTGATCATTCGCGAGACAGATTGTTGTGCAGGAAAAGCAATTCCTGGTATGGAAGTAGAAGCATTCATGGAAGGCAAAGAAGTAATCGAATCCTTCCAGGAGAGAATTACAGGTCGTTACCTTGCAGAATCTGTATACGATAAAGATGGTAACCTTTTAGTTAAGGCAAACCACATGGTATCACCAAAGAGAGCTGCTCTGATCGTAAATCAGGGTGTAGATTCAAACGGTGTTCCGTTCCTTGATCCGGATACAGGTGTTACAAGACAGGATGCAAAGCTTAAGATCAGAACGATCCTGACATGTAAGTCACACCTTGGTGTATGTGCAAAATGTTACGGTGCCAACATGGCAACCGGACAGCCGGTACAGGTTGGTGAAGCTGCCGGAATCATCGCAGCTCAGTCAATCGGTGAGCCTGGTACACAGCTTACCATGAGAACGTTCCATACTGGTGGTGTTGCCGGTGATGATATTACACAGGGTCTTCCTAGAGTAGAAGAGTTGTTCGAAGCAAGAAAGCCAAAGGGACTTGCGATCATTGCAGAGTTTGGCGGTAAGGTTCAGCTTCGTGATAATAAGAAGAAGAGAGAAGTTGTTATCACAAATGACGAGACAGGCGAATCAAAGGCATACTTAATTCCTTATGGTTCCCGTATCAAGGTTCTGGACGATCAGGTTCTGGAAGCCGGTGATGAATTAACAGAAGGTTCTGTTAATCCACATGATATCTTAAAGATCAAAGGTATCCGTGCAGTTCAGGATTACATGCTTCGTGAAGTACAGCGAGTATACAGACTTCAGGGTGTTGATATCAATGATAAGCATATCGAGATCATTGTTCGTCAGATGTTAAAGAAGATCAGGATCGAGGATAACGGAGATTCATCCTACCTTCCGGGAACACTGGTTGACGTTCTTGATTTTGAAGATACAAATGAGCAGCTCATCGCAGAAGGCAAACAGCCGGCAGAAGGCTCACAGGTAATGCTTGGTATTACAAAGGCATCGCTTGCTACAGATTCCTTTATGTCAGCAGCGTCCTTCCAGGAGACAACAAAGGTTCTTACAGATGCAGCTATTAAGAGTAAGGTGGATCCGCTTAATGGTCTGAAAGAGAACGTTATTATCGGTAAGCTGATCCCAGCAGGTACAGGTATGAAGCGCTATCGTTCTGTAAAGCTTGATACAGAGATGGATGAGATCAACTTCTTTGATGATGATGATGATGACGAGATCGACTTCGGAGATGATCTGGAAAGCACAGAGTTAGAAGATGCAGTTGATACCGATGCAGATGCAGAGGATGAGGCGGAAGAAAATGCTTCAGACTTGGAATCTGTAGAGGCAGAGACATCTGATAACGAATAA
- the fabF gene encoding beta-ketoacyl-ACP synthase II, producing MKRVVVTGMGAVTPIGNNVEEFWDGIKKNKVGIGEITKFDVSEYKCKMGAEVKDFDPKQYMDPKAARRMEPFCQYAVAATGEAIKNAGIDLEKEDLTRFGTCIGNGLGGVATIEKEHAKVMNGKANRVSVMMVPMMISNMAAGNVAIAYGLKGKCTDVVTACATGTNSIGEAYRYIQVGDADVMVAGGAESPICETNVSGFISMTALSSATEADRASIPFDKDRCGFVIGEGAGVVVLESLEHAQARGAKILAEVVGYGSTCDAFHITSPAEDGEGAARAMTLAINEAGITPADVDYINAHGTSTHHNDLYETRAIKKAFGKDAYNVNINSTKSMIGHLFGAAGAVEFITCVKSIEDGYIHPTVGLRETEGEIDLNYTKGEGVHKDITYALSNSLGFGGHNASILVKKWEE from the coding sequence ATGAAAAGAGTAGTTGTAACAGGAATGGGCGCTGTAACCCCGATCGGAAATAACGTAGAAGAATTCTGGGATGGCATTAAGAAGAATAAAGTAGGTATTGGCGAGATTACAAAATTTGATGTATCCGAATATAAATGCAAAATGGGTGCTGAAGTAAAAGATTTTGATCCAAAACAATATATGGATCCAAAGGCAGCCAGAAGAATGGAGCCGTTCTGCCAGTATGCAGTTGCAGCTACAGGCGAAGCAATCAAGAATGCCGGTATTGATCTTGAGAAAGAAGATCTGACAAGATTCGGAACCTGTATCGGTAACGGACTTGGCGGTGTAGCTACGATCGAAAAGGAACATGCCAAGGTTATGAATGGTAAGGCAAACCGTGTCAGTGTAATGATGGTTCCTATGATGATCTCGAATATGGCAGCCGGAAATGTAGCGATCGCATATGGCTTAAAGGGCAAATGTACAGATGTTGTAACAGCATGTGCGACAGGAACAAACAGCATTGGCGAGGCATATCGTTATATTCAGGTCGGAGATGCAGATGTGATGGTAGCCGGAGGCGCTGAATCACCGATCTGTGAGACAAATGTTTCAGGATTTATCTCCATGACAGCTCTTTCAAGTGCAACAGAAGCAGATCGTGCGTCGATTCCGTTTGACAAAGACAGATGTGGATTCGTTATCGGTGAAGGCGCCGGAGTCGTAGTTCTGGAATCTTTGGAGCATGCGCAGGCAAGAGGAGCAAAGATCCTTGCCGAGGTTGTCGGATATGGTTCCACCTGTGATGCATTTCACATTACATCCCCTGCCGAGGATGGAGAGGGTGCAGCAAGAGCCATGACACTTGCGATCAACGAGGCTGGCATTACACCGGCAGATGTTGATTATATCAATGCACACGGAACAAGTACCCACCACAATGATCTTTATGAGACAAGAGCCATTAAGAAAGCATTTGGTAAGGATGCATATAATGTAAATATCAATTCTACAAAATCCATGATCGGTCATTTATTTGGCGCGGCCGGAGCAGTTGAATTTATTACATGCGTAAAATCTATCGAAGATGGATACATTCACCCAACAGTAGGTCTTCGTGAGACAGAAGGCGAGATCGACCTGAATTATACAAAGGGTGAGGGCGTTCATAAGGACATTACATATGCACTGAGCAATTCTCTTGGATTTGGCGGACACAATGCAAGTATCCTTGTAAAGAAATGGGAAGAATAA
- the rplJ gene encoding 50S ribosomal protein L10, which translates to MAKVEIKKPVVEEIKANLDGAQTAVVVDYRGLTVEQDTQLRKQLREAGVVYKVYKNTMINFAIEGTEFEGLKPCLEGPTGLAICKTDATAAARILANFAKTAPALELKGGVVEGTFYDAAGIAVIANIPSREVLISKFLGSIQSPIANFARVIKQIAEQKEA; encoded by the coding sequence ATGGCAAAGGTAGAGATTAAGAAGCCAGTAGTTGAAGAAATCAAAGCTAACTTAGATGGTGCTCAGACAGCAGTTGTAGTTGACTACCGTGGACTTACAGTTGAGCAGGACACACAGCTTCGTAAGCAGTTAAGAGAAGCTGGGGTTGTTTATAAGGTATACAAGAACACCATGATCAACTTCGCTATTGAAGGCACAGAGTTCGAGGGACTGAAGCCATGTCTCGAAGGACCTACCGGATTAGCTATCTGTAAGACAGATGCTACAGCAGCAGCCAGAATCTTGGCTAACTTCGCAAAGACTGCTCCGGCACTTGAGCTTAAGGGTGGCGTTGTAGAAGGTACATTCTACGATGCAGCAGGTATCGCAGTTATTGCAAACATTCCTTCAAGAGAAGTACTTATTTCCAAATTCCTTGGAAGTATCCAGTCACCTATTGCAAACTTCGCTCGTGTTATCAAGCAGATTGCAGAACAGAAGGAAGCTTAA
- a CDS encoding OmpA family protein gives MSKKRRRPEEEETSYWLSYSDMMAALLLIFILIISFTLMQSKSQYESKQAELDKQKEIIKEQEQLLKDQQEELDRIAGIRSDLVAALRDEFADSSLNVKVDEKTGAITFDASVLFDVADSDLKEEGKTFLKEFLPKYCKVLLDEKYRDYVSEIIIEGHTDTNGSYIYNLELSQHRAFSVAKYCLTESNGIISSTDVELLRSVLTANGKSYSNPIYKEDGAVDLEASRRVEILFRLQDEEMIAEMMDILKEK, from the coding sequence ACTGGCTGTCGTATTCCGATATGATGGCGGCGCTCCTTCTGATCTTTATTCTGATCATTTCTTTTACACTGATGCAGTCAAAGAGCCAGTATGAGAGTAAACAGGCAGAGCTTGATAAGCAGAAAGAAATTATCAAGGAACAGGAGCAGTTGTTAAAAGACCAGCAGGAGGAGCTTGACCGTATCGCAGGCATCCGAAGTGATCTGGTGGCGGCACTCCGTGATGAGTTCGCAGACAGTTCGTTAAATGTCAAGGTAGACGAGAAAACGGGTGCGATCACCTTTGATGCAAGCGTTTTGTTTGATGTAGCAGACAGTGATCTGAAGGAAGAAGGAAAGACATTCTTGAAAGAATTTCTTCCCAAATACTGTAAAGTGCTGCTGGATGAAAAATATCGTGATTATGTATCGGAGATTATTATAGAAGGTCATACAGATACGAATGGATCTTATATTTATAATCTTGAACTTTCCCAGCATAGAGCCTTTTCTGTTGCAAAGTATTGCCTGACCGAGAGTAACGGGATCATAAGCTCCACGGATGTTGAACTGCTTCGAAGTGTGCTGACGGCAAATGGAAAGTCCTACAGCAATCCGATTTATAAGGAGGATGGAGCTGTCGATCTGGAAGCATCCAGACGAGTAGAGATTCTGTTCCGGCTTCAGGATGAAGAAATGATCGCTGAGATGATGGATATTCTGAAAGAGAAATAG
- the rplL gene encoding 50S ribosomal protein L7/L12 codes for MTTQEIIEVIKGLSVLELNDLVKACEEEFGVSAAAGVVVAAAGGDAPAAEEKDSFDIELTEVGPNKVKVIKVVREITGLGLKEAKDAVDGAPKVIKEGASKDEAEEAKTKLEAEGAKVTLK; via the coding sequence ATGACAACTCAGGAAATTATTGAAGTAATCAAAGGTTTATCAGTATTAGAATTAAATGACTTAGTTAAAGCATGTGAGGAAGAATTCGGCGTATCAGCAGCAGCAGGTGTTGTTGTAGCAGCAGCAGGCGGAGACGCTCCAGCAGCAGAAGAGAAGGATTCATTCGATATCGAACTTACAGAAGTTGGTCCTAACAAGGTTAAGGTTATCAAGGTTGTTCGTGAGATCACAGGTCTTGGCTTAAAGGAAGCTAAGGATGCTGTTGATGGCGCTCCAAAGGTTATCAAAGAGGGAGCTTCAAAGGACGAGGCTGAGGAAGCTAAGACTAAGTTAGAGGCTGAAGGCGCTAAGGTTACATTAAAGTAA
- a CDS encoding DNA-directed RNA polymerase subunit beta — translation MEKNRISPVQSGKGIRMSYSRQKDVLEMPNFIEVQKNSYQWFLTDGLKEAFKDISPITDYTGQLSLEFVDFQLCRDDVKYSIEECKERDATYAAPLKVKVRLHANDAKEMSEHEIFMGDLPLMTETGTFVINGAERVIVSQLVRSPGIYYDIAHDKIGKKLYSCTVIPNRGAWLEYETDSNDVFYVRVDRTRKVPITVLIRSLGIGTNAEIIDLFGEEPKILASIEKDPSETYQDGLLELYKKIRPGEPLAVESAENLINAMFFDPRRYDLAKVGRYKFNKKLAFQNRITGQILAEDAIDPATGEVIAEAGTTLTRAQAKDIQDAAVPYVMIQTEERNVKVLSNMVVDLSKYVGFDPAEVGIHEGVYYPVLETLLNEYSDEEELKAAIARDASDLVPKHITKEDIIASINYNIHLEYGIGTKDDIDHLGNRRIRAVGELLQNQYRIGLSRLERVVRERMTTQDVETITPQSLINIKPVTAAVKEFFGSSQLSQFMDQNNPLSELTHKRRLSALGPGGLSRDRAGFEVRDVHYTHYGRMCPIETPEGPNIGLINSLATYARINEYGFVEAPYRKLDKSDPANPVVTDEVIYLTADEEDNYRVAQANEPLDADGHFVNNNVSGRYREDTTEFPKSRVDLMDVSPKMVFSVATSMIPFLENDDANRALMGSNMQRQAVPLMLTESAVVGTGMEAKAAVDSGVCIVAKRDGVVEYSTSKEICIKADEDGTKDIYHVIKFARSNQGNCMNQRPIVFKGEHVKAGEVIADGPSTSGGEIALGKNPLIGFMTWEGYNYEDAVLLSERLVKDDVYTSIHIEEYECEARDTKLGPEEITRDLAGLSNDALKDLDENGIIRIGAEVRAGDILVGKVTPKGETELTAEERLLRAIFGEKAREVRDTSLKVPHGAFGVIMDTKIFTRENGDELSPGVNKSVRVYIAQKRKIQVGDKMAGRHGNKGVISRVLPVEDMPFLPNGRPLDIVLNPLGVPSRMNIGQVLEIHLGLASQVLGFKVSTPVFDGADEFDIMDTLEMANDYANTEWEDFYEKYKDSVSEEVMNYLYENRDHREEWKGVPIDRTGKVQLRDGRTGEEFDSPVTIGYMHYLKLHHLVDDKIHARSTGPYSLVTQQPLGGKAQFGGQRFGEMEVWALEAYGASYTLQEILTVKSDDVIGRVKTYEAIIKGENIPTPGIPESFKVLLKEFQSLGLDVRVVKDDMTEVDLGETIEAYDENVKSMIDDDKREADGREFEEAGFSGTDENDELTSLSDGEYLDDYNDDYDGNSDDEF, via the coding sequence ATGGAAAAAAACAGAATTAGTCCTGTTCAATCTGGTAAAGGTATCCGAATGAGTTATTCCAGACAGAAAGATGTCCTGGAGATGCCTAACTTTATCGAAGTTCAGAAAAACTCATACCAGTGGTTCCTTACCGATGGTCTGAAGGAGGCATTTAAAGATATCTCTCCTATTACTGACTATACAGGACAGCTTAGTCTTGAGTTTGTAGATTTCCAGTTATGTAGAGATGATGTGAAGTACTCAATCGAAGAGTGCAAGGAAAGAGATGCAACATATGCTGCACCGCTTAAAGTAAAAGTAAGACTCCATGCAAATGACGCAAAGGAAATGTCAGAACATGAGATTTTCATGGGTGATCTTCCTCTTATGACCGAGACAGGTACATTTGTGATCAACGGTGCAGAGCGAGTTATCGTAAGCCAGTTGGTGCGTTCACCTGGTATCTACTATGATATTGCACATGATAAGATTGGTAAGAAGCTGTACTCCTGTACAGTTATCCCAAACCGTGGTGCATGGTTAGAGTACGAAACAGATTCGAATGATGTTTTCTATGTTCGTGTAGATAGAACCAGAAAGGTGCCTATCACAGTACTTATCCGTTCACTGGGAATCGGAACAAATGCAGAGATTATCGATCTGTTTGGCGAAGAACCAAAGATTTTAGCAAGTATTGAAAAGGATCCTTCTGAGACATATCAGGATGGTCTTCTTGAGCTGTACAAAAAAATAAGACCGGGTGAGCCTCTTGCAGTAGAGAGTGCAGAGAACCTGATCAATGCAATGTTTTTTGATCCAAGACGTTATGATCTTGCAAAGGTTGGACGTTATAAGTTCAATAAGAAGCTGGCATTCCAGAACAGAATCACAGGTCAGATACTTGCAGAGGATGCGATCGATCCGGCAACCGGTGAAGTGATCGCAGAAGCAGGCACGACACTTACAAGAGCACAGGCAAAGGATATCCAGGATGCTGCTGTACCATATGTTATGATCCAGACAGAAGAACGTAACGTAAAGGTGCTTTCAAATATGGTAGTAGATCTGTCCAAGTATGTTGGATTTGATCCTGCTGAAGTAGGTATCCATGAGGGTGTATACTATCCTGTCCTTGAAACCCTTTTAAATGAATATTCAGACGAAGAAGAATTAAAGGCAGCTATCGCAAGAGATGCATCTGACCTTGTTCCAAAGCATATAACAAAAGAAGACATTATCGCTTCAATTAACTACAACATTCACCTTGAATATGGTATTGGAACAAAGGATGATATCGATCACCTTGGTAACAGACGTATCCGTGCAGTCGGAGAACTTCTTCAAAATCAGTATAGAATCGGTCTTTCCAGACTGGAAAGAGTTGTAAGAGAGAGAATGACGACTCAGGACGTAGAGACGATCACTCCACAGTCTCTGATCAACATCAAGCCTGTAACAGCAGCAGTTAAGGAATTCTTCGGAAGTTCCCAGTTGTCACAGTTCATGGATCAGAACAACCCATTGTCTGAGCTGACTCATAAGAGAAGATTATCAGCCCTTGGTCCTGGTGGTCTGTCACGAGACAGAGCAGGATTCGAGGTTCGAGATGTACACTATACTCATTATGGTAGAATGTGTCCTATCGAGACTCCTGAAGGTCCTAACATCGGTCTGATCAACTCTCTGGCTACTTATGCAAGAATCAATGAGTATGGTTTTGTAGAAGCACCATACAGAAAACTGGATAAATCAGATCCTGCAAACCCTGTAGTTACAGATGAGGTTATTTATCTGACGGCAGATGAAGAAGATAATTACAGAGTTGCACAGGCAAATGAACCTCTGGATGCAGATGGTCATTTCGTAAATAACAACGTATCAGGAAGATACAGAGAGGATACAACAGAGTTCCCGAAATCAAGAGTTGATCTGATGGACGTTTCTCCTAAGATGGTATTCTCAGTTGCTACATCCATGATTCCTTTCCTTGAGAACGATGATGCAAACCGTGCTCTGATGGGATCAAACATGCAGCGTCAGGCAGTTCCGCTTATGCTTACCGAATCAGCCGTTGTAGGTACCGGTATGGAAGCAAAGGCAGCTGTTGACTCAGGTGTATGTATCGTTGCAAAGAGAGATGGTGTAGTTGAATATTCCACAAGTAAGGAAATCTGTATTAAGGCAGATGAAGATGGAACAAAGGATATCTACCACGTTATCAAGTTCGCACGAAGCAATCAGGGTAACTGTATGAACCAGAGACCTATCGTATTCAAGGGCGAGCATGTTAAGGCCGGAGAGGTTATCGCAGACGGACCGTCTACTTCAGGTGGAGAGATCGCACTTGGAAAGAATCCTCTGATCGGTTTCATGACCTGGGAAGGTTACAACTACGAGGATGCTGTTCTTTTAAGTGAAAGACTTGTAAAAGATGATGTATATACATCTATTCATATTGAGGAGTACGAATGCGAAGCAAGAGATACCAAGCTCGGACCGGAAGAGATCACAAGAGATCTTGCGGGATTGTCCAATGATGCATTAAAGGATTTGGATGAGAATGGTATTATCCGTATCGGTGCTGAGGTTCGTGCCGGAGATATCCTTGTCGGTAAGGTTACTCCTAAGGGAGAGACAGAGCTGACAGCAGAGGAAAGACTCCTTCGTGCCATCTTTGGTGAGAAGGCAAGAGAAGTAAGAGATACTTCCCTTAAGGTTCCTCATGGAGCATTTGGTGTCATCATGGATACCAAGATCTTCACAAGAGAAAACGGTGATGAACTTTCACCGGGTGTTAATAAATCAGTCAGAGTATACATTGCTCAGAAGAGAAAGATCCAGGTAGGAGATAAGATGGCCGGTCGTCATGGTAACAAGGGTGTAATTTCCCGTGTACTTCCGGTAGAAGATATGCCATTCCTTCCAAATGGTCGTCCGCTCGATATCGTGTTGAACCCACTGGGCGTTCCTTCACGTATGAATATCGGACAGGTTCTTGAAATCCATCTTGGTCTTGCTTCACAGGTTCTCGGATTCAAGGTTTCAACTCCTGTGTTTGATGGTGCAGACGAGTTTGATATCATGGATACTCTTGAGATGGCGAATGATTATGCAAATACCGAGTGGGAAGATTTCTATGAGAAATATAAAGACTCTGTTTCGGAAGAAGTAATGAATTACCTCTATGAGAACAGAGACCACAGAGAAGAATGGAAGGGCGTTCCAATCGACAGAACCGGTAAGGTACAGCTTCGTGACGGTAGAACCGGTGAAGAATTTGACAGCCCTGTAACAATCGGTTACATGCATTATCTTAAGCTCCACCATCTGGTTGATGATAAGATCCATGCACGTTCAACCGGTCCGTACTCATTAGTTACACAGCAGCCTCTGGGTGGTAAAGCTCAGTTCGGTGGACAGCGTTTCGGTGAGATGGAAGTTTGGGCACTGGAAGCATACGGTGCATCATATACATTACAGGAAATCCTGACTGTTAAGTCGGATGATGTAATCGGACGTGTTAAGACATATGAAGCGATCATTAAGGGTGAGAATATTCCTACACCTGGTATCCCTGAGTCATTCAAGGTACTGCTGAAGGAATTCCAGTCACTTGGTCTCGATGTCAGAGTTGTAAAAGACGATATGACAGAGGTTGATCTCGGTGAGACGATCGAAGCGTATGACGAGAATGTTAAGAGCATGATCGATGATGATAAACGGGAAGCTGATGGACGTGAATTTGAAGAAGCGGGCTTCAGCGGAACAGATGAAAATGATGAGCTGACATCATTATCAGACGGAGAATATCTGGATGATTACAATGACGACTATGATGGCAACTCGGATGATGAATTTTAG